The following proteins are co-located in the Bremerella cremea genome:
- a CDS encoding methyl-accepting chemotaxis protein, with protein sequence MTLTTKQTPSGAGSKSLAARVQELEARLKNYDHWIAQATEVCNRAAHGDLEARLLHVDVDGDLGDLMFGINGLLDYTDAFVREAKAVLGFTAQGKFFRRVILRGMVGTFKHAAQIINESTTEMKHSAAELSQAESRRLDIADQFEATVKEIATSVAAAANEIHNTSEQLALVAQQTASQADNASRSADRTSAIVIQVDESSQQLTESIGQVKEQVAEANEIVQRAVIESSEANTVVAGLKDSSHRIGTVVDTITEIAKLTKVLSLNAAIEAARAGEAGLGFAAVASEVRKLAEQTREATNAAREEIGSVQDSSAKAAKAITACGEMTLEISETSKSIFRLIQQQAEATSEIRANANEAATETAQVTVAINQATEAADNTRESTERLVTAAAELQEVSTTLSRSVDELLASIRKV encoded by the coding sequence ATGACGCTAACCACCAAGCAGACTCCTAGTGGAGCAGGGAGCAAGTCGCTAGCAGCACGTGTTCAAGAGCTCGAGGCAAGGCTCAAGAATTACGACCATTGGATTGCCCAGGCGACCGAAGTCTGCAACCGTGCTGCCCATGGCGACCTCGAAGCACGTCTTTTGCACGTTGACGTCGATGGTGACTTAGGGGACTTGATGTTCGGCATCAACGGGTTACTAGACTATACCGATGCGTTCGTCCGTGAGGCCAAGGCTGTTCTCGGTTTTACTGCCCAAGGCAAGTTCTTTCGACGGGTGATCTTGCGAGGCATGGTTGGCACTTTCAAGCATGCCGCTCAGATTATCAATGAGTCGACTACGGAAATGAAGCATTCCGCAGCGGAACTGTCCCAAGCGGAATCGCGCCGACTGGACATTGCCGATCAATTTGAAGCAACCGTCAAGGAGATTGCGACATCTGTTGCGGCAGCGGCGAACGAAATTCATAACACCAGCGAGCAACTCGCTTTGGTGGCGCAACAAACGGCTTCCCAAGCTGACAACGCCTCTCGTTCTGCTGACCGTACAAGTGCCATCGTCATTCAGGTTGATGAATCAAGCCAACAGTTGACCGAGAGTATCGGGCAGGTCAAAGAGCAAGTTGCTGAGGCAAACGAGATCGTCCAAAGGGCCGTGATAGAGTCGTCGGAAGCAAACACGGTTGTCGCAGGCCTCAAGGACTCGTCGCATCGGATTGGAACGGTTGTTGATACGATTACGGAGATCGCCAAACTGACAAAGGTGTTGTCTTTGAATGCGGCGATCGAGGCTGCCCGCGCCGGAGAAGCCGGGCTCGGATTTGCCGCAGTGGCCAGTGAGGTTCGCAAACTAGCCGAACAAACCCGTGAAGCAACCAATGCCGCGCGAGAGGAAATTGGCAGTGTTCAAGACTCGTCTGCCAAAGCAGCGAAAGCGATTACCGCTTGCGGTGAGATGACTTTGGAAATCAGCGAGACAAGCAAGAGTATCTTTCGCCTAATTCAGCAACAAGCAGAAGCGACTTCCGAGATTCGCGCAAACGCAAACGAAGCGGCTACAGAAACGGCACAAGTTACCGTTGCAATCAATCAGGCAACCGAGGCAGCAGACAACACACGCGAGTCGACCGAAAGACTCGTCACCGCAGCGGCGGAGTTACAAGAGGTTTCAACGACCCTCTCGCGTAGCGTCGATGAGCTACTGGCATCGATTCGCAAGGTCTAA